Proteins found in one Nocardia brasiliensis ATCC 700358 genomic segment:
- a CDS encoding peroxynitrite isomerase: MVESQPPIAPHPDIAPLAALLGTWRGNGHGEYPTIQPFDYLEEVRFGHLGRPFLTYRQRTRAADDGRPMHAETGYLRCPRPDRVELILAHPTGITEICEGALTVDDGALHLEFDSTSIGRSSTAKLVTALGRTFQVKGDTIDYTVRMAAVGEPLQHHLAATLIRAE, translated from the coding sequence GTGGTCGAATCCCAACCGCCAATCGCACCCCATCCCGATATCGCCCCCTTGGCTGCGCTGCTCGGCACCTGGCGCGGCAACGGACACGGCGAATACCCGACCATCCAACCGTTCGATTATCTGGAAGAAGTCCGGTTCGGTCATCTCGGCCGCCCGTTCCTCACCTACCGGCAGCGCACCCGCGCGGCCGACGACGGCCGCCCGATGCACGCCGAAACCGGATATCTGCGCTGCCCGCGCCCGGATCGGGTGGAATTGATCTTGGCCCACCCCACCGGGATCACCGAAATATGCGAGGGCGCACTGACGGTCGACGACGGCGCGCTGCACCTGGAATTCGACTCGACCAGTATCGGCCGTTCCAGTACCGCGAAACTCGTTACCGCACTCGGCCGGACCTTTCAGGTCAAGGGCGACACGATCGACTACACGGTGCGCATGGCCGCGGTCGGCGAGCCGCTGCAACACCACCTCGCCGCCACGCTGATCCGCGCCGAGTAG
- a CDS encoding type VII secretion target, with the protein MAEELRVRPDQLDEFAAALGDLAGQVGSAKDYAATWFAFGDHDGRIYAQVKGMLEEVRRNLESNYVHLRELSETASTELAQSAEMYRTTDLATAIRLDRTYVGVPK; encoded by the coding sequence ATGGCCGAAGAGCTCCGAGTGCGACCCGATCAGCTGGACGAGTTCGCCGCCGCACTAGGCGATCTGGCGGGCCAGGTCGGCTCCGCGAAGGACTACGCGGCCACCTGGTTCGCCTTCGGCGACCACGACGGCCGGATCTATGCGCAGGTCAAAGGCATGCTCGAGGAAGTACGCCGGAATCTCGAGTCCAACTACGTCCACCTGCGGGAGCTGAGCGAGACAGCGTCGACGGAACTCGCCCAGAGTGCCGAGATGTACCGGACCACCGATCTGGCCACGGCGATCCGCCTGGACCGCACCTACGTCGGGGTGCCGAAGTGA
- a CDS encoding WXG100 family type VII secretion target, whose protein sequence is MTGPAAALQVPEATDPLPGWIPFFLGGNYVSPAYYIGQAIQSITGTDVFGLASEFVAGDWAGVKQAADAAGNLAGFNAAFHDSLETEWQRLLSESWRGNAADQARGYFHHLAGGVEFQVTALREIERTLNNIGNSMLNLARLLGDLLQDIVDWTIMWLAEMAAAAVLSSTLVGAPGAAAAAAVAAAHAVMIFARFEQILTVTTGAFKTVVGLGATALELSSRPPSELPPLGTSTYNHPGA, encoded by the coding sequence GTGACCGGCCCGGCGGCGGCCCTGCAGGTTCCCGAGGCCACCGATCCGCTGCCCGGCTGGATTCCCTTCTTCCTCGGCGGGAACTACGTCTCCCCGGCCTACTACATCGGCCAGGCCATCCAAAGCATCACCGGCACCGACGTATTCGGCCTGGCCTCGGAGTTCGTCGCGGGTGACTGGGCAGGAGTGAAACAGGCCGCGGACGCCGCGGGGAACCTGGCCGGATTCAACGCCGCCTTCCACGATTCGCTCGAAACCGAGTGGCAGCGCCTGCTGTCCGAGTCGTGGCGCGGCAACGCCGCCGACCAGGCCCGAGGCTACTTCCACCACCTCGCGGGCGGCGTCGAATTCCAGGTCACGGCACTTCGGGAGATCGAACGCACCCTGAACAACATCGGCAACTCCATGCTCAATCTGGCCCGGCTGCTCGGCGACCTGCTGCAGGACATCGTCGATTGGACGATCATGTGGCTGGCCGAAATGGCCGCGGCCGCGGTGCTGTCCTCGACACTGGTCGGTGCTCCCGGTGCGGCCGCGGCCGCCGCGGTGGCTGCCGCACACGCCGTGATGATCTTCGCCAGGTTCGAGCAGATCCTGACCGTGACGACCGGCGCGTTCAAAACCGTCGTCGGCCTCGGCGCCACCGCGCTGGAACTGTCCAGCAGACCGCCGAGCGAGCTGCCGCCGCTGGGCACTTCGACCTACAACCACCCTGGAGCGTGA
- a CDS encoding penicillin-binding transpeptidase domain-containing protein, producing MQTRTVPLRKSLLGALSVAVLTLSAVGCGGGPQGPTPVADDFVEAFAGHDPAAAARLTNQPEKATAALNSAWDQLQAEGLDARTGSARVSGDTATVDYTYEWRLPKNRTWRYTGQLQMGRSEGRWVVRWTSSNIHPNLGNTQTLALRATPAPRARVNEQAGSDVLVPGKVSRVAFTAASAPDPGAVATALAAALNRFDPKLTPEAIRDAATATTGAYTVMVLNENEFDQVSADLIGLPGVQLTSEWDLVPTDRTFAPDLLAQVRKTVIAEVDGKAGWSVVTMNANGADTDVLTEVPSQPAPSFSLSVDRNVQNAAQRAVDLRPDQTMMVVLRPSTGAILAIAQNKAADRDGPVATIGQYPPGSVFKTVTAAAAMSTGIATPDTVLPCPSRITIGERMIPNYNLFTVGDVPMITAYERSCNTSFATIASRLPGTALHNAAMKFGLGTGYTIAGLPTFTGSVPPADELVQRTEDGIGQGKVVVSAFGMALMAATIAHGSLPVPYLIAGRTTTIDDPGDAPDPAVIAGLRAMMRRVVTGGTAERIADQGEVYGKTGEAEVEGGSHSWFVGYRGDMAFATLLVKGGSSDNAVAVTRDMFAALPGGY from the coding sequence ATGCAGACCAGGACGGTACCGTTGCGAAAATCGCTGCTCGGCGCGCTGAGCGTGGCGGTGCTCACGCTGTCCGCCGTCGGCTGTGGCGGCGGTCCGCAGGGGCCGACGCCGGTCGCCGACGATTTCGTCGAGGCCTTCGCCGGGCACGACCCGGCGGCCGCGGCCCGGCTCACCAACCAGCCCGAAAAGGCCACCGCCGCACTGAATTCCGCGTGGGACCAGTTGCAGGCGGAGGGGCTGGACGCGCGCACCGGCTCGGCCCGGGTCAGCGGTGACACCGCGACCGTCGACTACACCTACGAGTGGCGGCTGCCCAAGAACCGGACCTGGCGCTACACCGGCCAATTGCAGATGGGCCGCAGCGAAGGCCGCTGGGTGGTGCGCTGGACCTCGTCGAACATCCACCCGAATCTCGGCAACACCCAGACGCTCGCGCTGCGCGCCACGCCCGCGCCGCGGGCCCGGGTGAACGAGCAGGCGGGCAGCGATGTGCTGGTGCCCGGCAAGGTGTCCCGGGTCGCGTTCACCGCCGCGAGCGCGCCCGATCCCGGCGCGGTGGCCACGGCCCTCGCGGCCGCGCTGAACCGCTTCGATCCGAAGCTCACCCCCGAAGCGATCCGGGACGCGGCCACCGCCACCACGGGCGCGTACACCGTCATGGTGCTCAACGAGAACGAATTCGACCAGGTGAGTGCCGATCTCATCGGATTGCCCGGCGTGCAACTCACCTCTGAATGGGATCTGGTGCCCACCGATCGCACTTTCGCGCCGGACCTGCTCGCGCAGGTGCGCAAGACGGTGATCGCGGAGGTCGACGGCAAGGCGGGCTGGAGCGTGGTCACCATGAACGCCAACGGCGCCGATACCGACGTGCTCACCGAGGTGCCGTCGCAACCCGCGCCGTCGTTCTCGCTCAGCGTGGACCGCAACGTGCAGAACGCCGCGCAACGCGCGGTCGACCTGCGCCCCGACCAGACCATGATGGTGGTGCTGCGGCCCTCCACCGGCGCGATCCTGGCGATCGCGCAGAACAAGGCGGCCGATCGGGACGGGCCGGTGGCCACTATCGGTCAGTATCCGCCCGGTTCGGTGTTCAAGACGGTGACCGCGGCCGCGGCGATGTCCACCGGTATCGCGACCCCGGACACGGTGCTGCCCTGCCCGAGCCGAATCACCATCGGCGAGCGCATGATTCCCAACTACAATCTCTTCACCGTCGGGGATGTACCGATGATCACGGCGTACGAGCGGTCGTGCAATACCTCGTTCGCGACCATAGCCAGCAGGTTGCCGGGCACCGCCCTGCACAACGCCGCGATGAAATTCGGCCTCGGCACCGGCTACACGATCGCAGGACTGCCGACGTTCACCGGGTCGGTGCCGCCCGCCGACGAACTGGTGCAGCGCACCGAGGACGGCATCGGCCAGGGCAAGGTGGTGGTCAGCGCGTTCGGCATGGCGTTGATGGCGGCGACGATCGCGCACGGCTCGCTGCCGGTGCCGTACCTGATCGCGGGTCGCACCACGACCATCGATGATCCCGGCGACGCGCCCGACCCGGCGGTGATCGCCGGCCTGCGCGCGATGATGCGCCGGGTGGTCACCGGCGGCACGGCCGAGCGGATCGCCGATCAGGGCGAGGTGTACGGGAAGACCGGTGAGGCGGAGGTGGAGGGCGGCTCGCACTCGTGGTTCGTCGGCTACCGCGGGGATATGGCGTTCGCGACCCTGCTGGTCAAGGGCGGCAGTTCGGACAACGCGGTCGCGGTCACCCGCGATATGTTCGCCGCGTTGCCCGGGGGTTACTGA
- a CDS encoding GNAT family N-acetyltransferase encodes MRSLLEPTRRAKYVPARQLANRDLAQVLRVLDADPVASCMVAARLQEFGLDAARCGQGELWSRGGPSESLCFSGANLVPLRGDHDALRAFADRAVRWPRIASSVVGRRELALPLWEMLVGHWGPERELRGEQPLLALAQPPLATPDPNVRRVRPDEIDRYLGAAIAMFIEEVGVDPRAGDGGRGYRRRIQSLIESGRAWARFEDGEVVFKAEVGALSRRTGQIQGVWVHPEHRGSGRGTAGTAAIANAVVASGRTASLYVNDYNAIARRAYSRVGFRQIATFSTILLD; translated from the coding sequence GTGCGGAGTCTGCTGGAGCCGACGCGAAGGGCGAAATACGTCCCCGCGCGGCAGCTCGCGAATCGGGACCTGGCGCAGGTCCTTCGAGTTCTGGACGCCGATCCGGTGGCCTCGTGTATGGTCGCGGCCCGGCTCCAGGAATTCGGTCTCGATGCCGCGCGCTGCGGACAGGGTGAATTGTGGAGTCGCGGCGGGCCGTCGGAATCGCTGTGTTTCTCCGGCGCGAATCTGGTTCCGCTGCGCGGCGACCACGACGCGTTGCGCGCCTTCGCCGACCGTGCCGTGCGCTGGCCGCGAATAGCGTCCTCGGTGGTCGGGCGGCGCGAATTGGCGTTGCCGCTGTGGGAAATGCTGGTCGGTCATTGGGGTCCGGAGCGCGAATTACGCGGCGAGCAACCATTGCTCGCGCTCGCACAACCGCCACTGGCGACTCCTGATCCGAATGTGCGGCGGGTGCGCCCGGACGAAATAGATCGCTATCTCGGCGCCGCGATCGCCATGTTCATCGAGGAGGTCGGCGTCGATCCGCGCGCGGGCGACGGCGGTCGCGGATATCGGCGGCGCATTCAGAGCTTGATCGAATCCGGCCGGGCCTGGGCGCGTTTCGAGGACGGCGAGGTCGTGTTCAAGGCGGAGGTGGGGGCGCTGTCGCGGCGCACCGGTCAGATCCAAGGCGTCTGGGTGCATCCGGAACATCGAGGCAGCGGGCGCGGCACCGCAGGCACCGCGGCCATCGCGAACGCTGTGGTGGCCTCCGGACGGACGGCGAGCCTGTACGTCAACGACTACAACGCGATCGCCCGCCGCGCCTACAGCCGTGTCGGATTCCGGCAGATCGCGACCTTCTCCACCATCCTGCTCGACTGA
- the ispG gene encoding flavodoxin-dependent (E)-4-hydroxy-3-methylbut-2-enyl-diphosphate synthase — translation MTSTIGLGMPAAPAAVLAPRRKTRQLMVGNVGVGSDHPISVQSMTTTKTHDINATLQQIAELTASGCDIVRVACPRQEDADALATIARKSQIPVIADIHFQPRYIFAAIDAGCAAVRVNPGNIKEFDGRVGEVAKAAGAAGIPIRIGVNAGSLDKRMLEKYGKATPEALVESALWEASLFEEHGFGDIKISVKHNDPVIMVEAYRQLAAQSDYPLHLGVTEAGPAFQGTIKSAVAFGALLSEGIGDTIRVSLSAPPAEEIKVGGQILQSLNLRPRKLEIVSCPSCGRAQVDVYTLANEVSAGLEGMEVPLRVAVMGCVVNGPGEAREADLGVASGNGKGQIFVKGEVIKTVPEAQIVETLIEEAMRIAEEMGEDVGSGEPVVTVG, via the coding sequence GTGACCAGCACAATCGGATTGGGGATGCCCGCCGCGCCCGCGGCCGTTCTCGCTCCTCGACGCAAGACCCGCCAGCTGATGGTGGGCAATGTCGGAGTGGGCAGCGATCACCCGATCTCCGTGCAGTCGATGACCACCACCAAGACCCACGACATCAACGCCACCCTGCAGCAGATCGCGGAGCTCACCGCTTCGGGCTGCGACATCGTGCGGGTGGCCTGTCCGCGTCAGGAAGACGCGGACGCGCTGGCGACGATCGCGCGTAAGAGCCAGATCCCGGTGATCGCCGATATCCACTTCCAGCCCCGCTACATCTTCGCCGCGATCGACGCGGGCTGTGCCGCGGTGCGCGTGAACCCCGGCAACATCAAGGAATTCGACGGCCGAGTCGGCGAGGTCGCCAAGGCGGCCGGCGCCGCGGGTATCCCGATCCGGATCGGTGTCAACGCCGGTTCGCTGGACAAGCGGATGCTGGAGAAGTACGGCAAGGCCACCCCGGAGGCGCTGGTCGAGTCCGCGCTGTGGGAGGCGAGCCTGTTCGAGGAGCACGGTTTCGGCGATATCAAGATCTCGGTCAAGCACAACGACCCGGTGATCATGGTGGAGGCGTACCGGCAGCTGGCCGCGCAGAGCGACTACCCGCTGCATCTCGGTGTGACCGAGGCGGGTCCGGCGTTCCAGGGCACCATCAAGTCCGCCGTGGCGTTCGGTGCGCTGCTCTCGGAGGGCATCGGCGACACCATCCGGGTGTCGCTGTCCGCGCCGCCCGCCGAGGAGATCAAGGTCGGCGGTCAGATCCTGCAGTCGCTGAATCTGCGGCCGCGCAAGCTCGAGATCGTGTCCTGCCCGTCCTGTGGGCGGGCGCAGGTCGACGTGTACACCTTGGCCAACGAGGTGTCCGCCGGGCTGGAGGGCATGGAGGTGCCGCTGCGGGTGGCCGTGATGGGTTGCGTCGTCAACGGACCGGGCGAGGCCCGCGAGGCCGATCTCGGCGTGGCCTCGGGCAACGGCAAGGGCCAGATCTTCGTGAAGGGCGAGGTCATCAAGACCGTGCCGGAGGCGCAGATCGTGGAAACCCTGATCGAAGAGGCCATGCGGATCGCCGAGGAAATGGGCGAGGACGTCGGCTCGGGCGAGCCGGTGGTCACGGTCGGCTAA
- a CDS encoding M50 family metallopeptidase, which produces MVFALGFVLFALGITISIALHECGHMWTAQATGMKVRRYFIGFGPKIFSFRRGETEYGVKALPLGGFCDIAGMTALDELQPEEVERAMYRQATWKRMVVMSGGIAMNFLLGYILVVFLAVGWGLPRFDQPPATALGVMDCVAQQNPDGSMQPCTGTGPAQRAGLQRGDVVTAVNGVSVKTWKEFQSETQKQNGPFTYTVDREGQSLTVPVTPERVVRYPEGGGAGREVSAVGVGMDFYEPVQYNVLAAIPAAGAFTGDMFVRTFQSLAQMPQKVTALWTAVTGGERDAETPVSVYGASKIGGETAERGLWNVFILVLASLNFFLGAFNILPLLPLDGGHMAVVLYEKVRNTIRGWKGLAPGGPVDYLKLLPVTYVAVVIGGAYMVLTLVADIVNPIKLF; this is translated from the coding sequence ATGGTGTTCGCGTTGGGTTTCGTGCTGTTCGCTCTAGGCATCACGATTTCGATTGCGCTGCACGAATGCGGGCACATGTGGACCGCGCAAGCCACCGGTATGAAGGTGCGGCGGTACTTCATCGGATTCGGGCCGAAGATCTTCTCGTTCCGGCGGGGCGAGACCGAGTACGGAGTCAAAGCACTCCCGCTCGGCGGCTTCTGCGATATCGCGGGCATGACCGCGCTGGACGAATTGCAGCCCGAAGAAGTCGAACGCGCGATGTACCGCCAGGCCACTTGGAAGCGGATGGTGGTGATGTCGGGCGGTATCGCGATGAACTTCCTGCTCGGCTACATCCTGGTGGTGTTCCTCGCCGTCGGGTGGGGCCTGCCCCGGTTCGATCAGCCGCCGGCTACCGCGCTCGGGGTGATGGACTGTGTGGCGCAACAGAATCCGGACGGCAGTATGCAACCGTGCACCGGTACCGGTCCGGCGCAGCGGGCGGGATTGCAGCGCGGTGACGTGGTGACCGCGGTCAACGGGGTGAGCGTGAAGACCTGGAAGGAATTCCAGTCCGAGACCCAGAAGCAGAACGGCCCGTTCACCTACACCGTCGACCGCGAGGGCCAGAGCCTCACCGTTCCGGTGACCCCGGAGCGAGTCGTGCGCTACCCCGAGGGCGGCGGCGCGGGACGTGAGGTCAGCGCCGTCGGCGTCGGCATGGATTTCTATGAGCCGGTCCAGTACAACGTCCTGGCCGCGATCCCCGCCGCGGGCGCGTTCACCGGCGACATGTTCGTGCGTACTTTCCAGTCGCTGGCCCAGATGCCGCAGAAGGTGACCGCACTGTGGACCGCGGTGACCGGCGGTGAGCGCGACGCGGAGACCCCGGTCAGCGTGTACGGCGCCAGCAAGATCGGCGGCGAGACCGCCGAACGCGGCCTGTGGAACGTCTTCATCCTGGTGCTGGCCAGCCTGAACTTCTTCCTCGGCGCGTTCAACATCCTGCCGTTGCTGCCGCTCGACGGCGGCCACATGGCGGTGGTCCTCTACGAGAAGGTCCGCAACACCATCCGCGGCTGGAAGGGACTCGCGCCCGGCGGGCCGGTGGACTATCTGAAGTTGTTGCCGGTCACCTACGTCGCGGTGGTGATCGGCGGCGCGTACATGGTGCTCACCCTGGTGGCCGACATCGTGAATCCGATCAAACTGTTCTGA
- the dxr gene encoding 1-deoxy-D-xylulose-5-phosphate reductoisomerase — MSDIVKVLLLGSTGSIGTQALEVIAANPDRFEVVGLAARGGNTALLAQQMAATGTRNVAVADPAAAAHLDLELAGPAAVTELVRRTEADVVLNALVGSLGLEPTLATLQSGTRLALANKESLVAGGSLVTRAAAPGQIVPVDSEHSALAQCLRGGRADEVDRLVLTASGGPFRGWTTEMLESVNPAEAKTHPTWSMGPMNTLNSASLVNKGLELIETHLLFGIPYDRIDVTVHPQSIVHSMVTFTDGSTLAQASPPDMKLPIALALGWPDRVPGAAASCDWGTAATWTFEPVDSAVFPAIDLARRAGEAGGSVTAVYNAANEVAVQAFLDGKIRFPEIVRTVAAAVEAADQWRPEPTSLAEVLAADTWARDFTRGRVDPA; from the coding sequence GTGTCCGACATCGTGAAAGTCCTGCTCCTCGGCAGCACCGGATCCATTGGTACCCAAGCGCTCGAGGTGATCGCCGCCAATCCCGACCGGTTCGAGGTGGTCGGCCTGGCTGCTCGCGGCGGTAATACGGCGCTGCTGGCGCAGCAGATGGCGGCCACCGGGACGCGCAATGTCGCGGTCGCCGACCCGGCCGCCGCCGCGCACTTGGACCTGGAACTCGCCGGTCCCGCGGCGGTGACCGAACTGGTCCGCCGCACCGAGGCCGACGTCGTGCTCAACGCGTTGGTCGGTTCGCTCGGGCTCGAGCCCACCTTGGCCACCCTGCAATCGGGGACCAGGCTGGCGCTGGCCAACAAGGAGTCGTTGGTCGCCGGTGGTTCACTCGTCACCCGCGCGGCCGCACCCGGCCAGATCGTGCCGGTCGATTCGGAACATTCCGCGCTGGCCCAGTGCCTGCGCGGCGGGCGTGCCGACGAGGTGGACCGCCTCGTGCTCACCGCGTCGGGCGGTCCGTTCCGCGGCTGGACCACCGAGATGCTGGAATCGGTGAATCCGGCTGAGGCCAAGACACATCCGACGTGGTCGATGGGCCCGATGAACACGCTCAATTCGGCCTCGCTGGTGAACAAGGGCCTCGAGTTGATCGAGACGCACCTGCTGTTCGGCATTCCGTACGACCGCATCGACGTCACCGTGCACCCGCAGTCGATCGTGCATTCGATGGTCACCTTCACCGACGGTTCCACGCTGGCGCAGGCGAGCCCGCCGGATATGAAGCTGCCGATCGCGCTGGCCCTCGGCTGGCCGGACCGGGTGCCCGGCGCGGCCGCCTCCTGTGATTGGGGCACCGCCGCCACCTGGACCTTCGAGCCGGTCGACAGCGCGGTCTTCCCGGCCATCGATCTGGCCCGGCGGGCCGGCGAGGCGGGCGGCAGCGTCACCGCCGTGTACAACGCCGCCAACGAGGTCGCGGTGCAGGCGTTTCTCGACGGCAAGATCCGCTTCCCCGAGATCGTGCGCACCGTCGCGGCGGCGGTCGAGGCCGCCGACCAGTGGCGGCCCGAACCCACGTCGCTCGCCGAGGTCCTGGCCGCCGACACGTGGGCTCGCGATTTCACCCGCGGCCGGGTCGACCCGGCCTAG
- a CDS encoding DUF2631 domain-containing protein has translation MAATELEPASTERGIVTHVDTAEVPSAAWGWSGESPKTFRVAGWITALILIAMVIGNHKGHVEDIFLIGFAAAIVAILVRDSILKRKPR, from the coding sequence GTGGCCGCCACGGAACTCGAACCCGCCAGCACCGAGCGCGGCATCGTCACTCACGTGGACACTGCCGAGGTTCCCTCCGCCGCCTGGGGTTGGAGCGGCGAATCGCCCAAGACCTTCCGCGTCGCGGGCTGGATCACCGCGCTCATCCTGATCGCGATGGTGATCGGCAACCACAAGGGACATGTCGAGGACATCTTCCTGATCGGCTTCGCCGCCGCCATCGTCGCCATCCTGGTCCGCGACTCGATCCTCAAGCGCAAGCCGAGGTAG